Proteins encoded within one genomic window of Humulus lupulus chromosome 1, drHumLupu1.1, whole genome shotgun sequence:
- the LOC133794020 gene encoding uncharacterized protein LOC133794020 isoform X2 codes for MKSLFCTSPITFTISPLQPSSSNSTTFAFASLTSNFLVSSLQFRTTQHQHSYNALNSLSPSEGEDLDAQVEDLRVPDHWLLPSKALEESEWLRITLHKWLDDEYCPEPTNVEISKVASYCYYKCLIERQTDLGEILLKMARELETISYQESFHGAFSSANAAINLIAQRINQPHLS; via the exons ATGAAATCTCTGTTCTGCACTTCTCCAATCACATTTACAATTTCACCCCTCCAACCCTCAAGTTCCAATTCCACCACATTTGCTTTTGCTTCTCTTACCTCCAATTTCTTGGTGTCGTCACTGCAATTTCGGACAACCCAACACCAACATTCATACAATGCTCTGAACTCTCTTTCTCCTTCAGAGGGAGAAGATTTAGATGCTCAAGTCGAAGACCTTAGGGTTCCAGATCACTGGTTGCTCCCTTCTAAGGCATTGGAG GAGTCAGAGTGGCTAAGGATCACTCTACACAAATGGTTGGATGATGAGTACTGTCCAGAACCCACCAATGTAGAAATAAGCAAGGTTGCTTCTTACTGCTACTACAAATGTTTGATAGAGAGACAAACCGACCTCGGCGAGATTCTGTTGAAGATGGCCAGAGAATTGGAAACCATTTCGTATCAAGAGAGCTTTCATGGCGCATTCTCATCAGCCAATGCAGCAATCAACTTGATTGCTCAACGGATAAACCAACCACACTTGTCTTAA
- the LOC133794020 gene encoding uncharacterized protein LOC133794020 isoform X1, which yields MKSLFCTSPITFTISPLQPSSSNSTTFAFASLTSNFLVSSLQFRTTQHQHSYNALNSLSPSEGEDLDAQVEDLRVPDHWLLPSKALECLIVDVLYNHHFGLPHSELETLCVKESEWLRITLHKWLDDEYCPEPTNVEISKVASYCYYKCLIERQTDLGEILLKMARELETISYQESFHGAFSSANAAINLIAQRINQPHLS from the exons ATGAAATCTCTGTTCTGCACTTCTCCAATCACATTTACAATTTCACCCCTCCAACCCTCAAGTTCCAATTCCACCACATTTGCTTTTGCTTCTCTTACCTCCAATTTCTTGGTGTCGTCACTGCAATTTCGGACAACCCAACACCAACATTCATACAATGCTCTGAACTCTCTTTCTCCTTCAGAGGGAGAAGATTTAGATGCTCAAGTCGAAGACCTTAGGGTTCCAGATCACTGGTTGCTCCCTTCTAAGGCATTGGAG TGTTTGATTGTAGATGTATTATACAACCACCATTTTGGTCTACCTCATAGTGAACTTGAGACTTTATGTGTTAAGGAGTCAGAGTGGCTAAGGATCACTCTACACAAATGGTTGGATGATGAGTACTGTCCAGAACCCACCAATGTAGAAATAAGCAAGGTTGCTTCTTACTGCTACTACAAATGTTTGATAGAGAGACAAACCGACCTCGGCGAGATTCTGTTGAAGATGGCCAGAGAATTGGAAACCATTTCGTATCAAGAGAGCTTTCATGGCGCATTCTCATCAGCCAATGCAGCAATCAACTTGATTGCTCAACGGATAAACCAACCACACTTGTCTTAA